Below is a genomic region from Bacillota bacterium.
CCGGTGGCGCCGCCGGCGCCGGCGTCATAGGTTGTTTAGTCGCCGGACGCCCGGGGGCAGGCGCTGCGGGCCATGCCCCTCGAGGGCAGGAGGTATGCGCAGAGCAGCTTGATCGGCGTCTACGATTCCGGCGTTGGCGGCCTCAGTGTCCTTCGCCACCTGTGGCGCTTGCTCCCGGACGTACCCGTACTCTACGTGGCAGATTCGGGGCGGGCGCCCTACGGGGGCCGGCCGCCCGAGCAGATCGCGGAGTTCGGCGCGGAGATCGCCTCGTTCTTGCGGCAGCGAGGAGCCCAGCTCCTGGTGGTGGCATGCAATACCTCGTCCTCGGTTGCCCTGCCGGCGGTGGCAGAGGCGTTCGGGGGCCCCGTGGTCGGCATGCTGGAGCCGGCGGCGGCGGCTTGCGCGAGGCTGTGGCCGCAGCCGGGCACCAGGGTCACGGTGCTGGCCACGGCCACGACCGTGGGCAGCGGCGCGTACGTACGGGCCCTGGCCCGGCACGCCCCGCACCTGGAGGTGGCCCAGGAGGCCTGCCCGGAGTGGGTGCCGCTGGTGGAGGCCGGGCTTCTCGATGGGGAACAGGCGGAAGAGGCCGTTCGGCGCCACGTTGAGCCCCCGCTGCAGGGGGGCGCGCAGGGGCTGTTGCTGGGCTGCACCCACTACCCGTTCCTGGAGCCGGTCATCCGCCGGGTAGCCGGCCGGCCCGTGGCGCTGCTCGACCCCGGCGAGGCCGTGGCGCAGGCGGCGGCGCGGAAGTTTGCGAGGGGCGCCGAGCCCGGGCGAGAAGTGTTCCGCCAGGAGAGGGCGGCGGCGGACTCGTTTTTCACGAGTGGTGACCCCGAACAGTTCGAACGCCTCTTCCGCGCCCTGGCAGGCGCCGACCACGAGGCGAGCGGGCGGCAGTGGGGTGGCGTGCGGCCGGTAAGATGGAAAGGATCAGCCGTGGCAATCCCGACAAGCGTTCACACGCAACTGCCCGACACCTGGCGAGGTGTCCGGGTGGCGGTCGTAGGGCTTGGGGTTGAGAACGTTCCCCTGGTACGGTACCTCGTGACCCATGGCGCCTCGGTGGTGGCGTCTGACCGCAAGCCCCTGGAGCAGCTGGGCCCGAGGGGCGCGGACCTGGAGCGGCTCGGGGTACGGATGGTGCTCGGCGAA
It encodes:
- the murD gene encoding UDP-N-acetylmuramoyl-L-alanine--D-glutamate ligase yields the protein MPLEGRRYAQSSLIGVYDSGVGGLSVLRHLWRLLPDVPVLYVADSGRAPYGGRPPEQIAEFGAEIASFLRQRGAQLLVVACNTSSSVALPAVAEAFGGPVVGMLEPAAAACARLWPQPGTRVTVLATATTVGSGAYVRALARHAPHLEVAQEACPEWVPLVEAGLLDGEQAEEAVRRHVEPPLQGGAQGLLLGCTHYPFLEPVIRRVAGRPVALLDPGEAVAQAAARKFARGAEPGREVFRQERAAADSFFTSGDPEQFERLFRALAGADHEASGRQWGGVRPVRWKGSAVAIPTSVHTQLPDTWRGVRVAVVGLGVENVPLVRYLVTHGASVVASDRKPLEQLGPRGADLERLGVRMVLGEHYLEVLQDVDVAFVTPGIPKHLPAIEAARRAGVVVTGQADLFMRLCRAPIVGVTGSSGKTTTTTLIGRMLGGTGRPVFVGGNIGEPLIEHLDDIGPDAWVVLELSSFQLETAGVSPHGAVVTNVTPNHLDVHQTMEAYVAAKTRILAFQGPDDFAVLNAENPITAEMAGRTAGQVLWFGLGRHEPGAWVEGDRLLAAMPALPGLPDDVVPGGVVEVCRRSDIRLRGEHNVENVLAASLAALRCGTPLEAIREAVRTFTGVVHRLEEVG